ATTAATTGCTGATGATTTTGAACAAGAAGTGATTTCAACATTAGTCGTTAATAAATTAAGAGGAACATTTAATGTTGTTGCAACAAAAGCTCCTGGATTTGGTGATAATCAAAAAGAAATATTACAGGATATTGCTATTTTAACAAATGCTAAATTCTATAATAAAGAATTAAATATGAATTTAAAAGATATGCAATTAGAAGATCTTGGTTCTGCTAAAAAAGTACACATCAGTAAAGATCATACAACAATGATTGGTGGAGCTGGCGAAAAAGCTAATATTGATGCTCGTGTTCATGAAATTACTCAACAAATGAATAATGCAAAGAGTGATTATGATAAAAAGAATTATGCTGAAAGACTTGGTAAATTAAGTAATGGTGTTGCGATTATTAAAGTTGGTGGTGCCACTGAATCTGAGTTAAAAGAAAAGAAATTAAGAATTGAAGATGCCTTAAATGCAACAAAAGCTGCTGTTAGTGAAGGTATTGTTATGGGTGGTGGTGTAACCCTTGTTAATGCCTATGTTGCTTTAAAAGATCAATTAAAAGATGAAAATGTTGATAAACAAAAAGGTATTAAAGTTGTTTTAGATGCCTTATTGACACCAATGGGTCAAATTGCTGAAAATGCTGGTTATAACAGTGATGAAATCGTTGAACAACAAATGAAGTCAGAAGATGGTCAAGGATTTGATGCAAAAGATGGTGTTTGGGTTGACATGTTTGATAAAGGGATTATTGATCCTACAAAAGTTACACGTAGTGCTTTATTAAATGCAGCTAGTATTTCTGCTTTGTTCATTACAACAGAAGCAGGAGTAGCACCAATTAAAGAAGATAATCCAGCCCCTGCTCCAATGGGTGCTCCAGGAATGTATTAAAAAAAGCCAAACGAAAGTTTGGTTTTTTTATTTTGTGACTCCTTCTTCAATTGCTTTTTGTGATACTGCTTTTGCTACTGCTTCAGATACTCGTGGATCTAGAGCATCTGGAATAACATATGTTGATGAAAGTTCTTCATCACTGACAAGTGATGCTAAACCATAGGAAGCAGCTAATTTCATACCTTCTGTAATCTGACGGGCACGAACATCTAATGCACCTCTAAAAAGACCTGGAAAAGCCAAAACATTATTAATTTGATTTGGATAATCAGAACGGCCCGTTCCCATCACTGCGACTCCTGCCTCAATAGCATCATCATATTTAATTTCAGGTTCTGGATTAGCCATCGCAAAAACAATCGGATCTTTTTTCATTCCTTTAATCATTTCTTTTGTCAATACATCTGGTGCTGATACACCAATAAAAACATCTGCTTCTTTTAAAGCTTCTGCCATTGACATTCGTTTCATTTGACGATTGGTTATTTCTGTTAATTCTTGTGTTAAGAAATCATATTGATCATAATCTTCTTTTGTCACAATGCCATTAATATTAAAACCATAAATTTCTTTAACCCCCAAAGAATGAATCATTTTAATGATAGAACTTCCAGCAGCACCCGTTCCACTAACTACAACAGTTATATCTTCAACATTTTTATCAACGACTTTTAAAGCATTTAATAAGCCCGCTGTCACAACAATCGCTGTGCCATGTTGATCATCATGAAAAACAGGAATATCTAACTCTTTAATTAAAGTTCTTTCTATTTCAACACAACGTGGTGCACTGATATCCTCTAAATTAATCCCACCAAAAGTAGGTGCAATTGCTTTGACAATTTGAATAATTTCTTTTGGATCTTTCGTATCTAAACAAATAGGTACAGCATCAATATTTCCAAATTTCTTAAATAATATTGATTTTCCTTCCATAACTGGCATAGCTGCTTCTGGACCAATATCACCCAATCCCAAAACAGCTGTTCCATCACTAACAACAGCCACACTGTTTTGCTTCCATGTATATTTATAAACATCATCTTTATTTTTAGCTATCTCACGACATGGTTGAGCAACTCCTGGTGTATATGCTAATGAAAGATCATGACTTTCATTTAATGGTACTTTTAATTGAACTTCTAATTTTCCTTTTGCCTGTTCATGCATTTTTAATGCATCCTGATATATATCTGACATTCTTTTTCTCCCCTTTTCACGTTTCTTATTATGACATAAAAGACTATTGTTGAAAAGAAAAAGAATGAACTTTAATGTTCATCCTTACTGAGTATCTTCAACAACATCAATTTTCAATGTTTCTTCATCTAAGAACAATCCTGGACTTAAAGTTATCTGACATTTTTGAGTTTCACTCAACCCAATTGTTTCTCCATCATGTAATACAGCTTCCTGTTCAACAATATAACAAACAATATTAAACATAAATTCATGAAGTTCTGACAGTGGAAGAGTTGTTGGTAATGTTTCTATTTCATAATGTCCAAAATTCTTTAATCCAATTGTGTAAATATGATTTCCATCCTGATTTGTGACTATTCCTAAATAAACCCATAAAAGAACAGGCAACGTTTGATTACAATAATAATCATTCATAACATCTTGGTAAATATGTTTAGGCCAAACCATTTCATCACCATATACAGCAATTGACTGTTCAAAATTCAAACAAGCATCAATTAACTGGGATTGTAAAAGCAGCGCCTCTCTTGAATCAATTCCTTTCGCAATTGTTGTCACAATGATATGAGCCTGGTGTTCTTTAACATGCTCAACTGCCCCTTCCCACATGTAGCACCCTTGAGCATAGTATTCTGCCTCACCTTCAGGCACTGGCATATTCATTAATGACAATGAAATCAAGGATTCTCCTACATTCGCAATATAAATATTATCTTCATCTTCTTGAATATCTTGGCACTGTATATGACAATGCTCTTTTAAATATTCAAAAACCGTTTTTAACTGAACATTCTCATCTTTCAATAAAACAAAATTCACAAAAGTTGAGCGTGGTTCTAAAACATTAACTTCTGATGCTTTATTCATCCAATATTCTCTTATCATTTCTACCATATCAATACACTTTTGTTTAGCAGTTTCTTCATGATAATCTTCTAATTGACTAAAAATATGTCCACAGTGTCCAATTTCATCTTCATGATAACCACCACATACACCAACAAGCCAAGAAGAAAATCTAGACTTTTTAAATTTAAATATATAATAATGCAAATCATGTAAATCAAATTCACCTGCAATTTGTATTTGATAAGGCTTTTTCCCTAACTCATTTTCATGACTTAACCATTCAATCATACATTGTGTGGCATTCTCTCTTTGATCCATATACTTCCTCCTACAAGAAAAGCAGATTTATCAATCTGCTTATTTTATAATGTTGTTATCATGACAGTCATAACACCATCATAAACAACTTCTTTTTGATCACTGCATACAATAAAATGATCACCTTTTTGAACTGGCTGTCCATCAAGTGTTCCTTCACCTTCTAAAATACTGACCATTTGGAATGGTTTGTCATTAATAACACTATTTTCTCCATCCATTCTATAACAATCTACTGTAAAGAATTCACTCTCTAAATAACGTGTTTTTGAACCATGATCTAAATGTGTATTTGTAAATAATTTGTTTGAATCATTGTTCGAAGGGATTGTTGTTACATCGATAGATTGTTGAACATGTAACTGACGTTCATGTCCATCTTTATCTTTACGATGATAATCATAAACACGATAAGTAATATCTGATGATTGCTGTGCTTCATAAATTAATGAACCACTGCAAATTGCATGTAAAGTTCCTGATGGAATATAGAAGAAATCACCCTTATTAATTTCAAAAGAATTCAACAAATGATCATAATCATCATCCTCTATTGCCTTAATAAAATCGTCTTTGGTTTTAGCATGATGTCCCATCACCATTCTTGTTCCTTCATCAGCTTGAAGTACATACCAACATTCTGTTTTTCCTAAAGAGTTTTCATGCTTTGCAGCATATTCATCATTAGGATGAACCTGAACTGATAAATCATTTTTGGCATCAATAATTTTTGCCAATAACGGAAATTGATCACCTTCTATATTTCCAAATAATTCTCTATGATTTTCCCAAAGCCACGATACAGTTTTCCCTTGATACTCACCATCAGCAATAACACAATCGCCATTTTTATGACCAGAAATAGCCCAACATTCTCCTGTCTGATCACTTGGTATATCATATCCATAGATATCTCTAAGTTTATGACCACCCCAAATCATTTCTTTAAATACTGGTTGAATCTTTAAAATATGTCCCATATTCCTCATCCTTTCTTATATATTTTAAGAATTCTTCAATTTGATTCTCATGAAATACTTTAATGCCTTCTTGTTGGCATAATTTTGCAAAAACACCCTGTCCTTCAACTAATATATGACTAAATGTTCCATCATAAATACCATCACAGCCACAACTAGGACTTCTAAATTTCAAAACAGCAACCTTAACATTGTTTTCCAAAAACAATTTTATAGCTTTTTGTGCTCCTAAAACATATTCATTTGTGACATCCTGATTATGGATTGTTTGAATAAGTAGTGGATCATCTGAAATGATTTCGGCTGGATCTCTAGGAATAGATAATCCCCCTAAAACTTCTGGACATACAGGCACAACGATACCCTGATCATAAAGAATTTTTAATTCATTGATCAAATGATTTTTACCATTATAAGTGCAGTTTTCACCTAACAAACAGAAACTAACTCCTATCATTGTAAATAATCTCCTTCAATTCCTGTAGTGTATCAACAACATATGTAGCTTGTGCAGCTTCTAACTCTGCTCGGCCTCTAAATCCCCATGTCACACCAATAGTCTCCATATCAGCATTATAGCCAGTATCTATGTCCACATTACTATCACCAATAAAATAACAATCCTGATGCCCTAATTTCATATTCATCAAAGCAATACAGGTTGACTCAGGATTAGGTTTCACAGGATATAAATCCTGTTGTCCTAAAATGGTTACAAAACAATCTGGAAAGCAATGTTCAACAATTTGCAAAGCTAAATAATGTGGTTTATTGGTAACAACACCTAAACGAATTCCTGAATCATTTAATTCATGAATCAGTTTAGACATTCCAGGATATGGTATTGTATGATCTAAACAATGTTCCTCATACACTTGATAAAATTCTTCTAGACACTCATCTAAAATATCTAAATGATCTTTACCAATCGCCCTTTCCATTAGTTTCTTGACACCATTTCCAACAAACTGATTATACTTTGACAATTCATGTGTAGAAAGATGATGTGCCTGCAAAACCGTATTAGCACAAATGGCTAAATCCATTAATGAATCAACCAAAGTTCCATCCAAATCAAATAAACAACCTTTTTTCATACCTTCCTCCTACTATGTATCATTATAACAGTATTGAAAAAATAATGAAAGATGTTATAATAAAATATGTGTAAAATGAGGTGATGGAAATGAACAAATTAAAAACAACAAAATATATGAATATATTTACTAATCTTGGTTATATTCTTGGGTTTGGTATCATTATTTGGTATATCATTACACGTAGTAATGGATTGTTGCCAATTATCGGAGTCATTGTTATCTTTTTGGGACGTGCCATTGGTTATGGTATTGACAGAGTTATCGAATATAATGATGAAAAAAAGAAAGCTTAAGACATTATGATTTTCTAAAGCAAACACAACAGTGTTTACTTAAGAGAATCATATTTTTTTATACAAAAAAATCCACTAGAGAATAACTCTGGTGGAAAAATTCATTTTTAAAGATTATTAAGTTCTTTTCTTTCTACGAAGAATCAAATATACCATCAATATGACAACAAACATCGGTAAAACAAACACAATACAATAATAAAGGAGCATCCCCATAAATGAACTCTCTATTGATTGAGTTGCTGTTAATTGATATTCATAAAGTGTCTGTCCTTGATACTGTACAATGACACGACCTAATTGTTCACCTTTTTGAATTGGTGCTTTCAGCAAGGAAGGTGCTTCTATTTGAATATCTAACGATGAAGCTGTCATTGATTGTTCAGCTAAAAATGAAACTTCTTGTAATGCTTTTTGATGATATTGAAATGATAAAGATTTAGTAATCCAATAGTTTTGAATTTCTTGATCTTTTTTATAAATAATAATTTTATGAAAATGTTCATTCATATATTGATAAACACTCACTGCATCTTGAACATGATTTTGAGAGTATTGTCCTTTTGCATACGCAGTAACTAAAATAAGCTGATGGTCATCAATTGTCATAGTGCTCGCAAATGTTAACTGAGCCTCATCAGTAAAACCACTTTTCCCACCATCTATATGGCTGATATCAATATTTTTATATTCTTTTCCTCTTTGTAAAGAAGAAATCCATTGATGATTGGCTTTTGAACTTGTATGTTTTCTAGCCTCAAAAACTTTGACAAATGCCTGATTTTTTAAAGCATCATTTAAAATCAACGCCATATCATGGGTTGTTGTATAATGCTGTTCATCATGAAGTCCAGTCACATTCATAAAATGACTGTTTTTCAATCCTAAAGCAAGTCCTTTTTGATTCATTGCACTAACCATCTTTTCTAATGAGCCATATGTTAAACGTGCTAAAGCATTGCAGGCATCTGCTCCTGAAGGTAATAATGCTCCATATATTAAATCCTCATAAGTCACTTTTTCACCTGCATAAAATCCTGCAACTGTGGCTTGCATTTCTTTTAGCCCAGCTAAATCAGCTTCAACAATGGTAACTGTTTGCTGTAAATTTTTAATTTTATCTAGCGCAAGGCTCACTGTCAGTATTTTTGTCATGCTGGCTGGAAATATTTTTTCATTACTTTTTTTATCCAAATAGACAAGTGATGTTTCTCGATCATACAAATAAGCATATTGAGAATGTAAAGAAATATCCATTGACCAAGCAGAAACTGGCTGAAAACTCATCAAACAGATAAAAACAACAGTCAATAAACTAACAATTTTCTTCATCAATCATGACCCCTTTCTTTAAAAAAGAAAGTTTTGTTTCAGAAATAATAATAGCAACAAATATAAAAACAAATCCTAATATCACTTGAAAACTCAAAACTTCACCATAAAATAAAACAGAAAAAGCAACACCAAAAACAGATTCTAGAGATAAGATCAAAGAAGCTTGACACTCACTCGTATAGTTTTGTCCAATCGTTTGACAAACCATTGTAACAGCCGTTGCAAAGAATGCCAAATAAAAGATTTGTAAAAATATTGAAGAATCAATCATAGTCACTAATCTTATATCTTCACTTAATAAAGCTATTACCCCTGCCACACAGGCACCACCTATAAACTGAAATGCTGTAAAAGCACCGCCATCAACATCTTTAGAAAACCTTTTAATCATTAGTATGTGTACAGCATAAAGGAAACCACCACACAATGTTAAAAAATCTCCTTTATTCATTGATAGATTGCCATCTAGAGAAACAAATCCAATCCCAACCACACATAAAAATGCTGCTACGAAATTATAAATATCAGGACGTTTATGATGAAGAAACCAAACAAGGAATGGAACAATAGCACAATAAACTGCTGTTAAAAAAGCATTTTTTCCTGGGGTCGTAAAATTAAGTCCCCATGTTTGAACATAATAGGCACCAAACAAACAACAACCTGTTAATAATCCTCCAATCATTTTTTGACGTGGAAAAGCTTTTATTTTAGGGAAAAATAAGATACCTAAAAATAATGCAGCCAAACTAAATCGAACAAATAAAAGCACGGCAGGTGTGAGAAAATCCACTGCACTTTTCATAACAATAAAAGAACTTCCCCAAATCATAGCTGCGATTAGTAATAATAATCCACCTTTTACTTTTTGCGTCATATGCGCTCCTTTCTAAAAAAGGAATGGTACTGAGTACCATTCTTTTTATTGATTGACAACTTCGTGACAACGATGGCACAATTCGCCATCCATTTCATCTTCATCAAAATAATTCCAACATCTTGGACATTGTACACCATTAAACTTTTCAGCTTTGATATAAGCTGTATCATATTCAGATAATCCATCATTTTGATTGACAAGTTTGACCTTAGCAACAATAAACAATTGTTTTAAATCATCAGATAATTGTTCCATATCCTGATATGCATCTTTTAAACAAATTGTTAATTTTGCTTCCATATTAGATTTAATCACTTTTTCATTTCTTAAATCTTCTAATGCTTTCATAACATCTTTTCTAAGTGTTAGGAAACGATCATAATATTGCTTTAAGTCTTCAGCATTGGCAACATTTATAAATTCAGGTTTTGCTTCCAAGAATACAGATTCTTGTTTTTTATCATCACAATGGAAATGATCGTGTAATTCTTCAGCTGTGAATACCAAAATTGGAGATAACAATTTCATCATTGTTTTCGCATAATGATATAAAACTGTTTGAACTTGTCTTCTTCTTAAACCATCTGCTTTTTCAATATATAAAATATCTTTTGTGAAATCCATATAAAAAGCACTTAATGTATTTGTAAAGCAATTTAAGATTAATTGATTTGCTTCAGCAAAATCATAACGTTCAAATGCTTCTTGATATCCCTTCATTAACAGATTCAATTCAACAAGCATATACTGATCTACACCTTCAAGTGCAGATGTTTCAACAACATCACAAGATTGAAAATCAGATAAATTTCCAAGTACAAATCTCATTGTATTTCTAATTTTACGATAATTTTCTGCGACTTGCTTCATAATTTCATCAGAGATACGTACATCTGACTGATAAGCAACAGATGTTGCCCATAATCTTAAAATATCTGCTCCATATTGATTTACAAGTTTAATTGGATCAACAGTATTCCCTAAAGATTTAGACATTTTATTACCTTTACCATCTAAAACAAATCCATGTGATAAAACAGTCTTATAAGGTGCTTCACCATGAGCAGCAGTTCCAATAATCAATGATGAGTTAAACCAACCACGATATTGGTCACTTCCTTCAAAATATAAATCAACTGGATAAGGATATCCTCTTTCTTTCATACAACCCGTATGTGATGAACCAGAATCAAACCATACATCCATAATATCTTTTTCTTTTCTAAAGATACCATTTGGTGAATGTTCATTTGTATATCCTTCAGGTAATAAGAATTTCTCATCCTTTTCAAACCAGATATTAGAACCATATTCTCTAAATAACTGAGAAATATGTGCAAAAACTTCTTTTTCCATAATAGGTGTTCCATCTTCACAATAAATAATTGGAATTGGCACTCCCCAACTTCTTTGTCGAGAAATACACCAGTCACCACGATCTCTAATCATGTTATAAATACGAACATGACCCCATTCATTTAACCAATTGACTTTATCAATTTCACTTAATAACTTTTCTCTAATTTTATCAATAGAACAGAACCATTGATCAGTCGCTCTAAAGATAATTGGTTTTTTTGTACGCCAATCATGAGGATAACTATGTGTAATGAATTCAAGTTTTAATAAAACCCCTAATTCATCAAGTCTCATTGTTACAGTCTTATTAGCATCATCTACATACTGACCAGCTAACCATTCACCGCAATCTTCCATCATTTTCCCATGCGCATCAACATTACAATAAATATCTAGACCATATTTTTGACCAACAATAAAGTCATCCATACCAAATCCAGGTGCTGTATGAACACAGCCAGTTCCGGCTTCAGCAGTGACATGATCACCTAAGATTACTAATGATTCACGGTCATATAATGGATGAGAACATGTAATCATTTCTAATTCAGAACCTTTGAATCTTTTCAATACTTCTTTTTGTTCTAAACCAAATTTTTCCCATAATGAATCAACAAGTTCATCTAAAACAATTAATTTTCCCTTTTCACTTTGCACAAGAGCATAAGTATAATCAGCATTCAAACAAATTGCTAAGTTAGCTGGAATTGTCCAAGGTGTTGTTGTCCAAATCACAAAGCTTGTATCAGTATCTAAAATACCCTTTCCGTCTTTGACAGCAAATTTCACAAAGATTGTTGGACTCTTGACATCATGATATTCAACTTCAGCTTCAGCTAATGCTGATTCACTTGAAGGTGACCAATAGACAGGTTTTAATCCTTTATAAATCAATCCATCCATTGCCATTTTTGCAAAAACATCAATTTGATTAGCTTCAAATTCTGGCTTTAATGTAAGATATGGATGTTTGTAATCTGCAAAAGTTCCAACACGAATACATTGTTCTTTTTGTTTTTCAACTTGTTCTAAAGCATATTCATAACATTTTTTTCTAAACTCAGCAGTTGTCATAGCTTTACGATTGACACCTAGTTTTTGAATAGCATTTTCAATTGGTAATCCATGTGTATCCCACCCAGGAATATATGGCGTATAAAAGCCTTCCATATTTTTATAACGACAAATAACATCCTTGATGATTTTATTTAACATATGTCCAACATGCATATTTCCATTGGCATATGGTGGACCATCATGAAAAATAAATTGTTTTTTACCTTCATTTTGTTGATAAACCTTTTCATACATATCTGCCTGTTGCCAGCGTTCTACATATCCAGGTTCTTTCTTAGGTAAATTTCCTCGCATTTCAAAATCAGTTTTTGGCATTAATAACGTATCTTTATAGTTCATCTTTATCCCTTTCCTTTCCAAATAAAAAACGTCCTCTTAAAGGACGTGATGACGCGGTACCACCTTTATTCATATTTTTCAATATGCTCTTCATATCTTAACGCGATTAACGTCTTTCCCTACTGTTATTTCAGGAAGCTACTCAAGAGTGATACAATATAAGTTCCACCTATTTGTTTTCACCAACCACAAACTCTCTAAAAGTTTTCCTTATATACTGTCTCTATCATTGTATTTATTTTCTTTTTCTTCTCTTATTAAACTAAAAATTTCAGATTTGTCAATAGTTTCTAGCATATCTTCACTCATTTTTACAACATTTTGTCTAAAATCAATAGCTTCTTGCTTAAATGCATCCATATCTTTTGATAAACCACGAACATATTCCATTGATTCTTTCAAAATCATATTGGCATTCTTTTTGGCTTTTTCAATTAACTCACTTGCCTCTTTTAAAGCCAATCGAGCAATTTCTTCATTTGTTTTTTCATGAACAGTCACTTGTTTTGTAAGCAGGGTGTTTTGTTCTTTAAGCATTTCTAAATCATTTTCTAATGATTGAATAGTTTCTTTTTGTTGTTGAATTTGTTCTTTCAATTCATTAATACGATCATCGACTTCAAGAATGTTGTACCCTCGAAATTGCTTATCAAATTGTTCCACATCTTCCACCTCACTTATAAAAATATCCAGTGACAACATAGTTTCCTTGTCTTGTTTGACGATTCTCATCAACAATTTTTACTCTTCCATGTCGTTTAAAGGAAATTATATCATTATTATGACACAAAAAACTGACTTCTTCAACATCTTTATGATTGACTTTGACATTTCCTGCACGAATCGCTTCATTAGCATTTTGTCGAGAAATCTTAAACAATGTAGAAACAACTCTATCCAAACGCAAACTTGATAAAATAAATGTTTTTGTCTGATATTGATGGATAATTTCAACGATTTTTGTCGTTTCACTTAAATGAACTTTTGCTCTTTTGATTTGTTTAAGATGATCATAAATATATGGATATGTCTGCTGAGTACATGCAAAATAAAAGCATGATGAATCATCATAAATATCCCCTATACAATCTCTTTTTATTCCTAAATTCATTAAAGCACCTAAAACATCTTTATGTAAAAGTTTCCCAAACTGCTGATGATAATCAACCTGTACCACTATAATCTGAAAATCTTCAGGCATAATATCATAAAAATCAGGACAAATAATCATTCTTTGATTCTCTGCATGAAGTAATCCTCCTGATGTATGTATCACTAATTCATGACCTATTACTTGTCTTACAATTTCTTGTTCATGAGGATTGAAAAAAGGAGTTAAAATTAATTTTTGATGATTGAGGGCTTGAAATTGATAATCTAAAATCTTTTTTACAAAGACCTCATCACCTTTAAAGTGTTCTAACATAATCAAAAAGAAAGTATTAGCAATGTGCTAATACTCATATTATTCTTCCGATTCCGTTGGATCCATCGTAATATTTCCAGTTACACCAATATTTTTAGGTGTACAAAGGAAAATTTTAGGTCCAATTTGTTGAATATCTCCTTCAATCGCAAAGATGACCCCACTTAGGAAATCAATAACACGTTTAGACTGTTCTTTTTGTAAACGATGCAAATTGACAACTGCTGCTCTTTTTTGTTTTAAATAAATAGCAATTTCTTGTGTCTCACTATATGCTCTTGGCTCAAACAATACCAGATGGCTATCTTTATTAGCACTCAATGCTTTAACAGCATCACTTGTTTTTGTTGATTTTGCCTTTTCAAACATACTTGTTGATTTCACAGATTCTTCTTCTGTATCTATTTCTACATCTTCATAAACGTCATCATCGTCATCTTCTTCTTCAAAAAACCACTTTTTTACTTTTTGTCCATATCCCATGAGGCAACCTCCTTATATTTCTTTTCTTATTATACCATAACATGATTATGAAAAAAAGAGGAAATTATCCTCATTGTTCAAACTCATTCACGTTTTTGATAGAAATCATATTTCTTTCATCATTTCATATCAAATCACGTTTCACAATCAACATTAACCAATATAACATCCTCTCCTATTGTCATAATATTTTCAAT
Above is a genomic segment from Candidatus Stoquefichus sp. SB1 containing:
- the groL gene encoding chaperonin GroEL (60 kDa chaperone family; promotes refolding of misfolded polypeptides especially under stressful conditions; forms two stacked rings of heptamers to form a barrel-shaped 14mer; ends can be capped by GroES; misfolded proteins enter the barrel where they are refolded when GroES binds) — encoded protein: MSKEIRFSKDVRDAMLAGVNTLADAVKVTIGPKGRNVVLDKGYGSPLITNDGVSIAKEIELEDAFENMGAKLVYEVANKTNDVAGDGTTTATILAQTMIQNGLKAVEKGANPVLMREGIDYASKEVAKYILDKSHIVETSNDIESVATISAGDNEIGKIIAQAMEKVGRDGVISVDESNSFDTELEVAEGMQYDKGYVSPYMVSDREKMTVDLDNPYIMVTDQKINTIQEILPILEQVMQSNKPLLLIADDFEQEVISTLVVNKLRGTFNVVATKAPGFGDNQKEILQDIAILTNAKFYNKELNMNLKDMQLEDLGSAKKVHISKDHTTMIGGAGEKANIDARVHEITQQMNNAKSDYDKKNYAERLGKLSNGVAIIKVGGATESELKEKKLRIEDALNATKAAVSEGIVMGGGVTLVNAYVALKDQLKDENVDKQKGIKVVLDALLTPMGQIAENAGYNSDEIVEQQMKSEDGQGFDAKDGVWVDMFDKGIIDPTKVTRSALLNAASISALFITTEAGVAPIKEDNPAPAPMGAPGMY
- a CDS encoding NAD(P)-dependent malic enzyme — encoded protein: MSDIYQDALKMHEQAKGKLEVQLKVPLNESHDLSLAYTPGVAQPCREIAKNKDDVYKYTWKQNSVAVVSDGTAVLGLGDIGPEAAMPVMEGKSILFKKFGNIDAVPICLDTKDPKEIIQIVKAIAPTFGGINLEDISAPRCVEIERTLIKELDIPVFHDDQHGTAIVVTAGLLNALKVVDKNVEDITVVVSGTGAAGSSIIKMIHSLGVKEIYGFNINGIVTKEDYDQYDFLTQELTEITNRQMKRMSMAEALKEADVFIGVSAPDVLTKEMIKGMKKDPIVFAMANPEPEIKYDDAIEAGVAVMGTGRSDYPNQINNVLAFPGLFRGALDVRARQITEGMKLAASYGLASLVSDEELSSTYVIPDALDPRVSEAVAKAVSQKAIEEGVTK
- a CDS encoding DUF4261 domain-containing protein, whose amino-acid sequence is MDQRENATQCMIEWLSHENELGKKPYQIQIAGEFDLHDLHYYIFKFKKSRFSSWLVGVCGGYHEDEIGHCGHIFSQLEDYHEETAKQKCIDMVEMIREYWMNKASEVNVLEPRSTFVNFVLLKDENVQLKTVFEYLKEHCHIQCQDIQEDEDNIYIANVGESLISLSLMNMPVPEGEAEYYAQGCYMWEGAVEHVKEHQAHIIVTTIAKGIDSREALLLQSQLIDACLNFEQSIAVYGDEMVWPKHIYQDVMNDYYCNQTLPVLLWVYLGIVTNQDGNHIYTIGLKNFGHYEIETLPTTLPLSELHEFMFNIVCYIVEQEAVLHDGETIGLSETQKCQITLSPGLFLDEETLKIDVVEDTQ
- a CDS encoding type I phosphomannose isomerase catalytic subunit, giving the protein MGHILKIQPVFKEMIWGGHKLRDIYGYDIPSDQTGECWAISGHKNGDCVIADGEYQGKTVSWLWENHRELFGNIEGDQFPLLAKIIDAKNDLSVQVHPNDEYAAKHENSLGKTECWYVLQADEGTRMVMGHHAKTKDDFIKAIEDDDYDHLLNSFEINKGDFFYIPSGTLHAICSGSLIYEAQQSSDITYRVYDYHRKDKDGHERQLHVQQSIDVTTIPSNNDSNKLFTNTHLDHGSKTRYLESEFFTVDCYRMDGENSVINDKPFQMVSILEGEGTLDGQPVQKGDHFIVCSDQKEVVYDGVMTVMITTL
- a CDS encoding DUF523 domain-containing protein, whose product is MIGVSFCLLGENCTYNGKNHLINELKILYDQGIVVPVCPEVLGGLSIPRDPAEIISDDPLLIQTIHNQDVTNEYVLGAQKAIKLFLENNVKVAVLKFRSPSCGCDGIYDGTFSHILVEGQGVFAKLCQQEGIKVFHENQIEEFLKYIRKDEEYGTYFKDSTSI
- a CDS encoding HAD family hydrolase — translated: MKKGCLFDLDGTLVDSLMDLAICANTVLQAHHLSTHELSKYNQFVGNGVKKLMERAIGKDHLDILDECLEEFYQVYEEHCLDHTIPYPGMSKLIHELNDSGIRLGVVTNKPHYLALQIVEHCFPDCFVTILGQQDLYPVKPNPESTCIALMNMKLGHQDCYFIGDSNVDIDTGYNADMETIGVTWGFRGRAELEAAQATYVVDTLQELKEIIYNDRS
- a CDS encoding D-alanyl-D-alanine carboxypeptidase family protein gives rise to the protein MKKIVSLLTVVFICLMSFQPVSAWSMDISLHSQYAYLYDRETSLVYLDKKSNEKIFPASMTKILTVSLALDKIKNLQQTVTIVEADLAGLKEMQATVAGFYAGEKVTYEDLIYGALLPSGADACNALARLTYGSLEKMVSAMNQKGLALGLKNSHFMNVTGLHDEQHYTTTHDMALILNDALKNQAFVKVFEARKHTSSKANHQWISSLQRGKEYKNIDISHIDGGKSGFTDEAQLTFASTMTIDDHQLILVTAYAKGQYSQNHVQDAVSVYQYMNEHFHKIIIYKKDQEIQNYWITKSLSFQYHQKALQEVSFLAEQSMTASSLDIQIEAPSLLKAPIQKGEQLGRVIVQYQGQTLYEYQLTATQSIESSFMGMLLYYCIVFVLPMFVVILMVYLILRRKKRT